The genomic region atttatagcattcataatcttttgaatcactgtcacagtattttttgtattctctgttcaggatttaattaagtaattGAATTTCCTTTAGAGGGCAGTACTGGCAGCTCATTACAgaggtttagaatcacaagttagcccttttcaacactgggtcttcatagtgaagctaaacaacttagtgtgaaagaatttcagcattattctctttgaagtcaaataggtcCTTAACTTTGCGTGTCCTCCAATCttgattaaaaaaggaaagaattgttggctttcaaaaaaaaaaaaattatagttaaaattgaatcacttttttttttttagtaaattctaaataacatgttgcgttaaccctaaatcaacacaatgtgcatagcaaaacataagcatttgtatcctccgttacagtatagatgtaatggagggtatacaatcagaaatggagcatacaactttttttaaaaatccattttaagaaagatgtgtacattttaatcagttcaaatcgtgTTCCTTATACAAGATGcaagtttatttaaatgaaaagtttaaaaataacatttgaaatatatatttgcgATCCGTTACCCTCCGTTcatatccaaaattttaactacaaaagaaagttacaaaagAACCAGTAAAGAATGGGCCAaactatgtgagagtaaaaaggtgcctaaaagaaacaatataaattaactttttaaaaaattatttttttttcatgaattccaacttcaaaaacttgcggggtttttttaaataatgaccCATATTTACTGTTTTGATATTAACAAGATCAACTGCTAATGTATGGCGAATTAAGTGAGCGCTCTCAAAATTCTCTTTTCTTCAACTACATACATgattaaaactggcccgtcattttgaGCGATCAAGGGGGTGGGGGTcaattgtccccccccctcccccaggaatttagaaacataaagaaattatgcattttagaatatattttgttgTATGGAACAAAATGATATGGAATGCAAACCCTTtgccctacccccccccccccctgaaattttttgaaatgacgagccttGATTATACATGTATTTCATACTAATATCAATCATACTCatcaaattttttacattttcctgaaaaattcatttgtttttaacaCGTTTTTAGAATAATGTGGGCCCCAACATATgggcattttttttacttattcaacaAAAAGGTTAAGAAGAGTATGAATCTTCAAAACGAAATTTGTTCGAAATCTCGCAGTAATGTTTCATGAACACATGCATTTGTTTTCTTATAAATTGTACAAGTACTTTTATTTCAACACTTGATCTTTCAATACGATGTTggatatataaatttaaataaaatttataaaatgaatgaaatataatcATGAAAACCGCAATGTTTCGTTCGTTTGATATAAAATTTGCGTGTCGAGTAattatcaaattcaaaatatgcttttccAAAATACTTAAGATGAAGAAACGGATTTTTATATCTGCTGTGCAATAATTAAGACCACCTCAAAAGTTCTCTTAAAAGTTACACATTATAGATTAGTTAAAGGTCTTTAAAATGccacaaatattttaaatgtaaggcaggaaaagaaataaataatgtcAGTGACTAAAAACTGCAATATTTCGTTTCTTCAACTTAAAATTTGCTAgcccaataattaaaaaaattaaaaaatcaattaaagtaTTCTTTGGAAAAAATCTTCATTTGCATTTGCAGGAAGAAATTCAACATTTGCTGTACAATAATTCAGACCAGGGTTCTTCAACATTTCAAAtactgtgcccccccccccccccgccatttgTTTTCATAACAAATATTGCAATCGGATGTTTTAGATTGACGAGGCAGgtggttattaaataaaaatacagacaGATTTACACACCAAACGTATATTACtgcaaaaaaaacctttttttttttggaacatattATTGAGACAGatgaaatttaaaaaccaaagaaaaaaattgtttcaggTAATTTAGGATCTAGGTGAGTTTGACGTGTAACTCCACTCAATTTCGCAGCTTAGTCGGTTAGATTTACACATGACCACAAAATTGAGTAAATCGTGGTTacgtttaacttttaattttattttttcaaaacactcaagTCTCCCTTGAAATTTttatgcccccccctcccccttctccaGGAATGTGCACTCTTTTAACAACCTCAACCAAATTTAAACAACCTCAACAAGTTTTCTTACAACTTGTAAGACTTGATTAATCTCTATTTGTACTTGTAAGTTACAAGTACAAACTAGAGATTAATTAAAAGTCTTTAAAGTGTTACATAGCTAGAAgactatttttaaacaaattggaaaaggagaaaaaagaagttgaaatatgaaaaatattctcaaaaccttttctttctttttttttttttttccagtttacgTCATATATGAAAGAGTTATCTCGCAAGAGAACAACAAATATTGCTTCACGGTTATTACAGCAGAACGTCAGTAATCTGAACTGATTGGGATCATAGATCGTTTCGGATCTTCAAACTGttcgaattttagaaaataacCGAGAAAATGCCGTTTAGGAAAATGATATACCATTTAATCAACTAAACTGGTTAGTCAGTATCCATTTAAATAATATACAACACAGTAATTAACACTGCAATATGTAATTACATTTCTCAACAAAATATAACTCAAATTGACTCTCATTGTTTACCGAATGAAGAGGAAAGTTAATTATAACTTTTATGGGAGTgcgttcggttttttttttttttttttttttttttttatgtttcgtaTTTTTGACGTTCGGATTTTCGACGTTCTCTTGTATTTTGAAACAtgaaacagcaaaaagaaaaagttagaaGTTAGACTCACCACCGATTTGCTGCATTTCGGCCGACTCATTGCTCATGACCCTTTGGCAAATCTGCTCTGGGCAAGAAGCAACAGCATAATTATTGCCCCCTTCACTGGTCGCTGGTGTTGTGGGGGTGGCGGTGTTGGGTGAGAGTGAACTGGTCACACTGCTCGCCGGACTTAGAGGATGCTTGATGCGTTCCGTCTGCTCCACGGCCCCCATCCCGACCCACGACGCAGACGATAATTCCGCGGCGTACGCAATGGACGGGGTGGCCGTGGTGGCTATGCCGCCGAAATCCGAGCCCGCCACGGGGGAACTCAAAGGCGACATCCCGGAGGATGCCGTAGACACCGCGCAACTAGTCATGTAATGTCCACCGCTCGTTCCGAAATTAATCGCTGAAGTGTTGTTCCCGGGGGCCAACGGGTAGCCGTAATGGGGTGATGATCCGGTACTGACTCCCGGAATCATCATCTGGTCCGGGCTCAGGCAAGGCTGGATGCCGGATCCGGTAGGGATGTTCGGGTTCTGTTGAGGAATACCATCGTACCCTACCATTGAGCCACTGGGGTTGGGGTTTTGGTAGTAATATGGATAAAAAGGCACCGCACATTTTCTTCTGACGGCTATTCTCGAATTTCGTTTCATGTCCTCGCTGTCTGGTGGATATGATTGAAATATGTTAGCGAATGCATTTTCTGGGTATGGACCACATGGTAGATTTGCTTGGTTCATCATGTCAAATCCCATCATGGGTGGACTAGGAACACCTTGGTAGAACATCGTGTATCTTTGCATGTCTTGGCACTTCCTTCGAAATCCCCTCGGTCTCCTTTTGGATGAACCATCTTGGAAAACGGTGACACTGGCTGGATCGACAGTCCAGTAATGGCCTTTACCTGGCCGACCAAGACCTTTGGGAAGCTTGATGAAGCAATCATTTAATGATAAGTTATGCCTGACAGAATTCTTCCATCCTTGGTATGAGCCAcggaaaaaagaaaacctttgcTGCAGAAATTcgtaaatttcatttaaagtcaATCGCTTCGTAGGAGAGCTCTGAATGGCCATTACGATCAGGGCTATGTAAGAAAACGGTGGTTTTTCCAATCTTCTCATCCCAGCACCTGTCTTTTTAGGCCCGCTGATATCCTTTTCCTTTCCGTCTTCCATTTTATCCTGAACAATGCTAGGTTTGCTGTCACCTATATCATTTTCTTTCATCATGACATTACCCGTTTCAATGCAAGATTTCATACCACTCTCCTCAACACCTTGCCCCGTTTCGAGACTAATATTCGCAAATTCTTCCTTAATTCTTTGACACTGCGTCGTTTCTAGCATGTCGTTACTCCTTAATGGTCTGTTGACGATTTCGGATTGTGCATATGGTGAAACGCAGTACTTTTCTTGAGCATCTTCTAAATGTTGATTGCTTTCGTAGCAAGGAGGTTGAACTCGCTGATAAATGTTGCTGTAAGTCCTCTCCAAATTGTTTCTATTGTTATCCATGAGAGAAGCTTCCACACAAGCTGACAAACTTTCTCTTCGATCTATGTGTGGCACATAATCCTGCATTTCCATATTTACACTCATGTTGACATTGCTGTTGGAACGAGAGTCATGAATATGATTATTATATTCGGCGTCTTTAGCCATATTTTTAGGTATTTCCATTCCGTATGAGAGCACTTGATCTTCTAACTTCATCGCGTGaagcaaattaatttaaaattttgcaagattTTCCAAAGTCATATAAAAATTTCCGAATGTTAACAAAAGTTTACTTTATGagtaagaaattttcaaaatcgaaacaCCATGGAATTGTTGAGTAGTGGtcatcattttgaaaataagaaggtAAAATATTCAAATTCCATTCGAAATGTTCATCAAGTCATCAACAGAGCTTTcgaaaattacaaataaacaaacaacTTTGCATTCAGTTCTTCTATAAATAGTAATGCTTTCACCAAACACTTAACAAATCGCATTGAAGCAACTCAATAACCAAGAAATAAATCCAAAGATCGCCATAAACTGTCCACCGTTAGcaataaaacacaacttttaacAACAATGGCTATCCGTCGACAATGACAGCTTGTAGAATGGCAACCAAATCCGCGCATGGATAAAAACGTGACAAACGGCGCACAATGATTCTTCGGAATAAACTGAATCTGGTGGTAAAATGTGTCCATCCCCTCTCCGTCGGAGCTCCAAAGTTCTCTCTCTTTTCTCTTCTTACTATCTCTTGACTTCCATCTTCTATCCTTCCGATGACGAAACAGCATCTTGGTTGGCTTCGTAGGGTTGCTATCATTTCCTTTCCCCGGTCAACAAGGAGTTTCTGTTTCCATCCCTCCTCCACCTTTCTTTTTTGGAGAGAAATCCCGCAAAAGGGGGGAAAGGAATcacttttctttaaataatttcaagcaCAATTGGCGTCTATTTTCGCCACTTGTTGGTTTTGCTTTTCGCAAATCCTCCGGAAATCGAATAGGTTCTGGATGCTTTGGTAAATGAGCCTTTAGTTTCCGGTTTGAAGTTGTCGATAGGTGAAATggaatgtaaacaaaataaaagtgtCGTCGGCAGCAAATCGATTGTTTCGCGTAAATGCATTTTCTTACTAAACATCAGACGATAATGTAACTGTGGAATTTCCTCATTTAAAAtaggtctttaaaaaaaaaaaaaaatccattgtgtCATTGAACTTTTAAGAAGCTGGACCAAGAAATCggccattttacttttaaaagtacaaataaacaCATTCATCATTTGCAAGAGTTGTAAAATAGTTACCTAAACATGTTAATGTCACAAAAGTTATGCTTTACCGTAATAAAGAGGTatgaatttgtttcattttatttttgtaaggaaaGGGAAAAACAGAAGCTCATTGAAATAAAAGCTTGAtcaccattccccccccccccccgcccgtcaTTTAGGAGATTTAATTGCCTCCTCCCCCTTTCTCTTCCCGCCATTgtaaaattgctgtttttataTATGAGCGGGCGTGAGCTTTGTTGTTCTGCAACAAAATTTGCcttaaaatgttattattgttttttgtttgtttatttactcTTGAAGTTGCAGAACTTTATTTTGTAGACTAATACCTTTTGAAGTACATGAAAtatacctccagctcagtcattccagccgaggactgcagtttcttgcttattagcactcatcagtccggcagaggaagtgactgagctggaggtggaaaacctctttaggaagccaagagtgccaaacaaactggtagctaatatagaattagcactgaccagacgagtgaccgaagcaatggttcggttcagctcgaagattgaaggcaaggcatggcaTATTCAGTAAGTTTATCTTAGCAATAGCAAcaaatagttgaaatatttaaggggcattccacggtatttttaaaattatgtagagtccgtaacgtgacctttttttgccataactttttaatttgccatttgatttgcaaattattttaatttgagctggtgtgttggtaggaaaagatcaaaataaaataatatgctaatcaaacagtaaactaaaaagttatggcaaaaaaggtcacgttacggactctacataaatgtcaaaaatagcTTGGAATGCCCCTTATGCGAATGTAGGACAAATACTTATACTACCTATATACAGTAGTTCTCAACCTGGGGACGATAAATATTTGAAGGGCGATGAGCTTTTAAAAGATAaagtcctcatatatataatagccaattcactgatcgaataacgctctgacgtcatgaACAATAAAACTCGCGTCATAGCATGCATGACAGCattgtttcattgttgaaacaccaaaaattctgtaaattatttataatttgataatattttttggcaatgtttgacatgcatggaaatgttttattttgacaaggctgaactggatccggtaacttaactgttttactggtacgacTCATttaaagagaatgaagaaactaaaaagtgatcaacaatgaacgctatctactaaagtttagggttaatccactgcagtttgggttaaaatttcaactatcaaaacatcaccaaacagtaggcttgccagaattctgaaatgttcaaccgggacatcgGAATACCCTCCCCCCCTCAGCGTTGTGAGTATTCAAAAGCGTACACACCCCCGGCTGGCTTTTACAGTAgtttatagggcagtttattctcagtGATGTGAGTAAAAGGTTACTAATTAGGAACCCAAAACAatggtaataaaaaatgacacgagctgataaattaagaaattttcttcTTGCATGTTAATATTAGCAAGttattttagtaagaagaaacGCGCTTTGAATGAGGagtaaatattttgacattatttacttttacttttcattcgCAAGGACTCTTTTTATGAAGTCTCTTTTGGTTTTAATCtcgttgtaaaaatcctcacaaacgaatccgatattaatttttcaagttgATGTTACAaaagacaaagtaattatcctagatcaggggtctccaacctttttcactcTCTGGCCACATTGTAAGTTTTTAGAGGCGAGGCGGGCCAGTCCAATAATTAGCTCAAATGGTCTGTTTAgcattagcccccccccccccctctatcttTACATTgcgaatattttgattttttttttttttaattaagctcTCAGTggtggttttttaaaatttctgggcttgcttctaagttgctaaatttccttatacatatttgctgttagctaaattaaattacattttatgtgCCCGTAAATCTCTAATAATACAACGATAGAAagtcttgtaaaatttagaatagtttaggaaactgaaataaaaagtattctttgtcagaaaaaaaaatgaagtttttttttttaaaaaaaaaggctgatgAGAGTGATACAAAACAAAATGATTgactacaaatttattttattgaattaatgacgattaaaaatttggaaataaataagaacacaatacctgtaaagcttttaaaaaaaattaaaaaagttaaaaaacataatGAAAGGATTGCATTTGTTTGCCGCTAAAAATTTCAGTCCATTCAGGGACAAACTTCGTAGTTCCGAtcattaagagtgattttaaatgTTCGTCTGATAAAGAAAATCTATACTTAGATTCAACATAATTTTGAAAGTGTCTGTTCACACTTGTAAGTAGatgtaaaaagataaaacatAGCTCTagaatgaatttttaagaaagtctTTTTTCTGGTAGAAAACTGTAAAATGGAGCACAGTTTTCCCTGGGGCCAGGAAAAGCCCAATGTCAGGGGGCTAACGGGAGAATATGGCGCGAAGAAAAGAGATTTGTCCTCggaaagagcaaaaagagagatGGGTGCTGCAAAAGTAGTTAACgataaaaaaatgattcaaaaagatttaaattagcggtaaaaagattttaagtaattatttttaattaaaaataatatctcaATTATATTTGCAACGACACTGTCTCccggaaaaaaaagtttgcaagcTTCCCGCGGGCCGGACAAAATCTGTTaacgggccgtaggttggagagaACTGTCCTAGATAATAGATTGGTTtgcttcagttaaaagtactacttttagtcattgaaatggatagaatgagcaaaaaaaaaaaaaaaaaaaaaattacatggacccagaaaaaactttcattttcccaacagtttttttttaattaatttttttaaatttccgatttttcaaacaaggcgtggtctttacgacgtcacaaatgatgcattttggcgcatctttataccacggttccacgttatgataattaagcagcgaattaaaattgcgctctacgcttgctatcaaccatatcgttgccaatacacgtgagtaaagatgcgaattaaatattttgttctgtgaatggcaacattgaatggcatttcatcctttgtgatgtcacacgacagaagtgtaaactataaaagcgcaccgatttaagtaattttttaaaaatattaaacttaaataaattatttaaaaaaggtcaggtcctatgtttttaagcatgctctttcagaaaaaaatacttttaacattttggaaacgaccccattcttcccagttaattatttttagacttttttgatcatctgtaatcaaatttatcttttcccgggacgtgaagtaaaccggccgggacaccgggattttgtctgaaaaccgggacgccTGGCAAGCCTACCAAGCAGGCAATtccttcgttaaaatgtagaaacaattttcacccgtcgtaccttaacgggcgattttctagttataataACAAAGAGTCAGtgaattttgaaaacgaaaacgCATATGAGACCGATTGCTCAGAGTTTAAACAAGGAATTACGAGTTAAAAAAGATGCAATTTAAAGTTCAGTATAGCTCCTTCCTCACACCGCGGTTAAATCTTAAGGAAGTATTTCATTATTCATTGCCAAttaataaattttccttttttaattgaaagtttgaaagtgtcattttttaattcctccagattcaaatttaaagaagaaaataatttcgtaaaaaaatgtacttttgcttttgaaaatttcGTCAATAGTATTAGTTAAATATTTCCCTTCAAAGAGCGtttggtaaaataaatttttaaaaacataaaaattccttttatttatttattcaattatgttTTTAGTTTAAGGGTCTCTCGTGGGAGCACTCTACCCCCATCACGTGGCGGATAAGGGAATGCCTCTATAGGTTTATTCTTTGGGTGgtaagcaggggcggactgggtccctcgAGATGgcgccaacccccccccccccaaagggcgcaaacaaaaaaaaagggcggggggagcaaaaaaagtgaaaaaagaaaaaaccgatGATACTTAGGTTTGCgagtttaaggggtctaaggacctttaaacttcaaaattttcgattttctggaaaaaatatatgttttgcacagtttaattctgaacaatttgataccgtatttattaccatacgccaaaaacttttcgagttattgtaaaaatgcgtaaactttccccgtagagatttatgttaacagtagctgttt from Uloborus diversus isolate 005 unplaced genomic scaffold, Udiv.v.3.1 scaffold_1412, whole genome shotgun sequence harbors:
- the LOC129232967 gene encoding uncharacterized protein LOC129232967; the protein is MKLEDQVLSYGMEIPKNMAKDAEYNNHIHDSRSNSNVNMSVNMEMQDYVPHIDRRESLSACVEASLMDNNRNNLERTYSNIYQRVQPPCYESNQHLEDAQEKYCVSPYAQSEIVNRPLRSNDMLETTQCQRIKEEFANISLETGQGVEESGMKSCIETGNVMMKENDIGDSKPSIVQDKMEDGKEKDISGPKKTGAGMRRLEKPPFSYIALIVMAIQSSPTKRLTLNEIYEFLQQRFSFFRGSYQGWKNSVRHNLSLNDCFIKLPKGLGRPGKGHYWTVDPASVTVFQDGSSKRRPRGFRRKCQDMQRYTMFYQGVPSPPMMGFDMMNQANLPCGPYPENAFANIFQSYPPDSEDMKRNSRIAVRRKCAVPFYPYYYQNPNPSGSMVGYDGIPQQNPNIPTGSGIQPCLSPDQMMIPGVSTGSSPHYGYPLAPGNNTSAINFGTSGGHYMTSCAVSTASSGMSPLSSPVAGSDFGGIATTATPSIAYAAELSSASWVGMGAVEQTERIKHPLSPASSVTSSLSPNTATPTTPATSEGGNNYAVASCPEQICQRVMSNESAEMQQIGGESNF